The genome window CCCGGCAGACGGTGTCGCGGGCGCTGAACGACAAGGCCGAGATCGACGGCTCGACCAAGCAGCGCGTCCTCGACGCCGCCCGCGAGCTCGGGTACCGCCCGAGCCGGTTCGCCCGCGGCCTGGTCCGGCCGGACACCACCACGATCGGGCTGGTGGTGCCGGACCTGCTCAACCCCTTCTTCACCGAGGTCGCCTCCGGTGCGCTGGAGGCGGCCCGCGCCCGCGGCTGGCACGTCGTCGTCTACGACACCGCCGGCGACGCCGAGCAGGAGCTGGCCACGCTGCGGGTGATCGGCACCCAGGTGGACGCCGTGGTCGGCTACTTCAGCCGGTCCGACGACGACCTCGACCAGTTCACCTCCGGCATCCCGGTGGTGCTGATCGGCCGCGAGCCGCGCGCCCCGCGGTTCAGCGGCATAGCGATCGACGGCGAGGACGGCATCCGGGAAGCCGTCGCCCACCTGGTCGGGCGCGGGCACCGGCGGATCGGGATGCTCGACCACGACGGCCGCCCGGAGCCGAGCGTCCGCCAGGTCTGGTTCCGCCGGGCCGCCGCCGAGCACGGCATCGCGCTCGCGCCCGGCTGGATCGCGCGTGCTCCGCAGAGCGTCGACGGCGGGGGTGCCGCGCTCGCCACCCTGCTCGCCGCACACCCCGACGTCACCGCCGTGTTCGCCTTCAACGACGTCATCGCCATCGGCGCCCTGCGCGAGGCCCGCCGGTTCGGCCTGCGGGTGCCCGCCGACCTCGCGGTGATCGGCTTCGACGGGCTCGCGCTCGGCACGCTCGTCGAGCCGGAGCTCTCCAGCGTCGCCATCGACACCCGCGCGCTCGGCGCCCTCGCCGTCGAGCAGGCGGCCCGGCTCGTGACCGGTGCCGCGCCACTCGAGCCCGGCGAGCTGATCGTCCGCGCGGCCCTCCACCTGCGCGAATCCGCCTGATCCCTTGACACGCCGACGCGGCGCGAAGCAGACTTCCGGGCAATCCGTGAACGTTCACGGGAGCGTTCACGGGCCGCGGAAGGACTCCATGTCGTACGTCGAAGACCCGGGCCCCGGCCACGGTTCGGTACCCCCGCGCGCGGCCTTCACCTCAGACGCGCCGTCGCTGTCACTGAACGGCACCTGGCGCTTCCGGCTTTCGCCGAGCATCGCGGCCGCGCCGGACCCCGTCGAAGCCGACGACTCTACCTGGGACGAGCTGCCGGTGCCGTCGCTGTGGCAGCTGCACGGCCACGGCGCACCCGCCTACACGAACGTGCACTACCCGTTCCCGGTCGACCCGCCGCACGTCCCGTCGGACAACCCGACCGGCGACCACCGGCGGCGCTTCGACCTGCCGCCGGATTGGCCGTCCGGCCCGGCGCTGCTGCGCTTCGACGGGATCGACTCGTGCGGCCGGATCTGGCTCAACGGCACCGAGCTCGGTGTCACGAAGGGCAGCCGGCTGCCGTCGGAGTTCGAGGTCGGGCCGCTGCTGCGGCCGCGGGACAACGTCCTGGTGGTCCGCGTGCACCAGTGGTCGGCGGGCAGCTACCTCGAGGACCAGGACATGTGGTGGCTGTCCGGCATCTTCCGGTCGGTCATGCTGCTGGCGCGGCCGCTGGGCGGCATCGGCGACTACGGGATCCGCGCGGACTACGACCACGTTTCGGGGATGGGCACGCTCCGCGTCGAGACCGGCCCGGACGTCGTGCTGGACATCCCGGAGCTGGGGGTCTCGGGGCACCCGGCCGGCGAGCCGCTCGAACTGCCGGTGGAGCCGTGGAGCGCCGAGACGCCCCGGCTGTACGACGGCACGCTGTCCACAGTGGCCGAACGCGTGCCGGTGCGGATCGGCTTCCGGACGGTGTCCATCGAGGACGGTCAGCTGAAGGTCAACGGCCGGCGCCTGCTGCTGCGCGGGGTCAACCGCCACGAGCACGACCCCCGCACCGGGCGGGTGGTGTCGCCGGAAACCGCGCTGGCCGACGTCCTGCTGATGAAGCGGTACCACGTCAACGCCGTGCGGACCAGCCACTACCCGCCGGACCCGGCGTTCCTCGAACTGTGCGACGAGTACGGCCTGTGGGTGATCGACGAGTGCGACCTGGAGACCCACGGCTTCGAGCCGCTGGGCTGGGAGCGCAACCCGAGCTCGGAGCCGATGTGGACGGACGCCTACCTCGACCGGGTGCGGCGCACGGTGGAGCGGGACAAGAACCGGCCCAGCGTGATCCTCTGGTCGCTGGGCAACGAGAGCCACACCGGCGGCAACCTGGCGCGGATGGCGGAGTGGGTGCACCACCGCGACCCGACCCGGCCGGTGCACTACGAAGGCGATCATGAATGTTCCTATGTGGACGTCCACAGCCGCATGTACGCCACTCCCGAAGAGGTCGAGCGGATCGGGCGTCGTGAAGACGGCAACGAGCGCCGCCGGGACCTGCCGTTCCTGCTCTGCGAGTACGCGCACGCGATGGGCAACGGCCCGGGCGGGCTGCTGGAGTACCGGGAGCTGTTCGAGCGCTACCCGAACTGCCAGGGCGGCTTCGTCTGGGAGTGGATCGACCACGGACTGGCCGTTCCCGGCCACTTCGCCTACGGCGGCGACTTCGGCGAGCCCATCCACGACGGCAACTTCGTCGTCGACGGCCTCCTCTTCCCGGACCGCACGCCGTCGCCGGGCTTGACGGAGTTCGCGAAGATCATCGAGCCGGTCCGGATCTCCCCGGATCCGGCCGGCCTTCGCGTCTCGAACCACTACGACCTCGTCGACACCGCGCACCTGAAGTTCACCTGGGTGCTCGAAGAAGAGGGAACGACCGTCGCCCACGGCGTCCTCGACGTGCCGGCCGTCCTTTCCGGACAGAGCGTTTACCTGCCGCTGCCCTCGTTGCCGCCCACCGCCGGCGAGTCCTGGCTGACCGTCTCGGCGGTGCTGGCCTCGGCGACGGCGTGGGCCCCCGCCGGGCACGTCGTCGGCTGGGGCCAGCTGCCGGTGTCGCGGGCCCCCGCCCGCCCGGCACCGCCGGTGCGGGGTCCGGTGTTCCGCACGGCCGGGCAGCCCGCGCTCGGCACCGGCGAGTTCGACGCCGCGACGGGCGTGCTGACCGCGCTCGGCGGGCACCCGGTGCGCGGGCCGCGCCTCGACGTCTGGCGCGCGACCACCGACAACGACCGCGGTTCCTCGCCCGGCCCGTCCGAGGCGTCCCAGTGGCTCGAAGCGGGGCTGCACCGGATGCAGCACCGCGTGCTCACCGTCGACACCGACGGCGACGAACTGCTGGTGCGCACCCGCGTCGCCCCGCCGGCGCAGGCGTTCGGCCTGTTCGCGGACTACACGTGGACGGCCTTCGACGGCGGTCTCCGCCTGCGCGTGGACGTCATCCCCGACGGCGATTTCCCCGGCACCCTCCCCCGGCTCGGCCTGGCGATGGCGATCCCGGGCACGTTCGGCTCGGCGGAGTGGTTCGGCGCCGGCCCCGGCGAGGCGTACCCGGACAGCCGCCAGGCGGTGCGGATCGGGCGGTTCTCGAGCAGCGTCGACGGCCTGCAGACGCCGTACGTCTTCCCGCAGGAGAACGGGAACCGCACGGCCGTGCGCTGGGCGGAGTTCACCGCCCCGGACGGCACGGGCCTGCGCGTCGAGGGCGACCCCACGTTCGACTTCACGGCCCGCCGCTGGACGGCGGCGGAACTGGAGGCGGCGCGGCACACCGACGAGCTGCAGTCCGGTTCGCTGGTGCACCTGACGCTGGACGTGGCCCAGCACGGCCTCGGGACGGCGGCGTGCGGACCGGGGGTGCTGCCGCGGTACCGGCTGGTGGCGCGGAAGACGTCGTTCACGCTGGACTTCCGGCCCGTGGCGGGTGGTGTCGCAAATTGAGACCGGCGGGGCGGGCCGGATGCGGTGTCGTGGAGGTCCACGCCAGGACAGGAGCGTCCCCGGATGACCCCCTCCACGACGGCCCCTTCGAGTGCCCGGCAGCTGGCCACCCCCGGCGCGCTGGGCCTGGCCGACCTCGTCGCGATCTTCGACGACCTCCAGTTCACGCTCAAGTGCTGCGAACGGCTGGTCGCGGAGCTGGCTCACCCGCACGTGGACGCCGTGCTCGTCGAGGCGTTGTGGGTGTCGGCGCTCAACTCGTACGCGCGCTGCTTCCGCACCGGTGACCGCGGGATGGGCCTGAGCGTGGCCGACGTCGAGGCCACCGGGGTGCCGGGCGAGGTCGCCGAGTGGCACGCGCTGCTCGGCCGGATCCGGGACTTCTCGATCGACGGGCCGGTCAACCCGCGCGAGGCCTACTCGGTGGGCGTCTCACAATCCTCGGCCGGAGCGGCCTCGGGCGTGGTCATCACGTCGGCCGCGCGGCCGCTGGTGGACGACGTCACGGTCCGCCAGACCGGGCGGCTGGCCTTCGAGCTGAGCCGGCTGGTGGACGAGCGGATCAAGGAGCACCAGGCGAAAGTGTTCGAGGCGGCGTCGAAGCTGACGCCCGCTCAGCTCGCGGCGCTGCCCGAGATCGAGGTCGCGTCTCAATAAGTCTCATTAATGCGTCTCATTATTCGACGCCGGGCAGGTGCCGGTAGATCGTGGCACGGGAGACGCCCAGCGCCGTCGCGATGTCGGCCGGGGCGTGGCCCGCGTCGTAGAGGCGGCGGGCCGCTTCGATCGTCTCCTGGCTCATCACCGTCGGGCGGCCGCGGCGGGCGCGGGGCCGGTCGTCGGTGACCGCGTACAGCCGGTCGACGCCGTCGAGGACCGCGGCGCGCAGCTCGTCCACCGGGGCGTCGGCGAACAGCACCACCGGGTCGCTGAGCATGGCGATCGCCTGTGCCGCGCGAACCCGGCCGGCGAGGTCCGCGTCCGGGCCCGCCACCAGCCGGTTCGCTTCGAGCATCCCGTCGCGGAAGCGCTCGAACACGACCTTAGACGCGGTCAGCCCGAGGTCCCGCAGGTTCATCCGCAGCAGGTAGCGGTGGCCGAGCCAGACGCCGAGGAGGCTTTCGATCGCCGCCGCGCGCGGGTCGGCGGCCTCCGCCGCCTTCGCCATGGCCGCTTCGAGGTCGTCCAGCAGCGGTTCGGCGAGCGCCGTCACGATGTCGGCCTTGCCGGGGAAGTGGTACAGCACCGCGGTCTTGGTGACGCCGACGCGTTCGGCCAGCTCCCGGACCGACACCGCGTGATAGCCGCGTTCGGAGAACTCTTCGAGCGCGGCCCGCAGGATCCGGGCGCGGGTGTCGTCGGTCATCGCCCGAGCCTAGCTCCTTGCCTGACCACCGGACAGGAGCGTACGGTCGACACTGACCAATGGTCAGGACCTTGATGGGGGTACACACGATGACCGAGCAGACCGTTTTGATCTCCGGCGCGGGCGTCGCCGGGCCGGCGCTGGCGTACTGGCTGGCCCGCGCGGGCTTCCGGCCGACCGTGGTCGAGCGCGCCGCCGGGCTGCGTTCGAGCGGCAGTCCGGTCGACGTCCGTGGGCCGGCCGCGCGCGTCGCCGAGCGGATGGGCATCACCGCGAAACTGCGCGAGGCGAGCACCGACGCGACGGCGCTGAAGTTCGTCGACGACGCGGGCCGCCGGACCGGCCGCGTCGCGCTGGGCGGCGACGGCGGCATCGAGCTGCCCCGCACCGACCTCGCGGCGATCCTGCACGAAGCCGCCCGCGCGGACGCCGAGTTCGTCTTCCACGACTCGATCACCGAGCTGCGCCAGGACGACGGCGGTGTGGACGTCACGTTCGAGCGCGGTGCCCCGCGGCGCTTCGACCTCGTGCTCGGCGCGGACGGGCTGCACTCGAACGTGCGGCGCCTGGCGTTCGGGCCGGAGCACGCGTTCGTCGAGCACATGGGCGTCTACGTCGCGACGCTGCCGCTGACCGGGCCGCCGGCCGACCCCACGGCGATCGTCATGTACAACTCGCCGGGTCGCGCGCTGGCGCTCCACCCGTCACGCGGCCGCGGCATCGCGGCGTTCATGTTCCGCGGCGAGGCCGTGCCGGGGTTCGACCACCGCGACTCCGCCCTGCACAAGCGCATGCTCGCCGAGGCGTACGCCGGCGCGGGCTGGCGCGTGCCGGAACTGCTGGAGCGCGTGCGCGAGGCGGACGACCTGTACCTGGACTCGGTGAGCCGGGTCCGGATGGACCGCTGGGCGTCGGGCCGCATCGCGCTCGCCGGCGACGCGGCCTCGTGCGTCTCCCTCTTCGGCGACGGTTCGACGCTGGCGATGGCGGGCGCGTACACCCTGGCCGAGGAGCTGCGCCGGACCCCGGCCGACGCGGCGGCGGCGTTCCGCCGGTACGAGGACCGGCACCGGAAGCTGGTGGAACCCAAGCAGCGCACCGTTTCCACGGCCGCGGCCCTGCTGATCCCGGCGACGCGGGGCGGCCTCGCGGCCCGCAACTTCGCCACGCGGCTGCTACCACTGGTCACCGCCGCCCGGCGGCTCACCCCGTCCCACGCTTCCTGACCCAAGCGCCCCAATGTGGCATTGGGTGCG of Amycolatopsis solani contains these proteins:
- a CDS encoding FAD-dependent monooxygenase, translated to MTEQTVLISGAGVAGPALAYWLARAGFRPTVVERAAGLRSSGSPVDVRGPAARVAERMGITAKLREASTDATALKFVDDAGRRTGRVALGGDGGIELPRTDLAAILHEAARADAEFVFHDSITELRQDDGGVDVTFERGAPRRFDLVLGADGLHSNVRRLAFGPEHAFVEHMGVYVATLPLTGPPADPTAIVMYNSPGRALALHPSRGRGIAAFMFRGEAVPGFDHRDSALHKRMLAEAYAGAGWRVPELLERVREADDLYLDSVSRVRMDRWASGRIALAGDAASCVSLFGDGSTLAMAGAYTLAEELRRTPADAAAAFRRYEDRHRKLVEPKQRTVSTAAALLIPATRGGLAARNFATRLLPLVTAARRLTPSHAS
- a CDS encoding TetR family transcriptional regulator — translated: MTDDTRARILRAALEEFSERGYHAVSVRELAERVGVTKTAVLYHFPGKADIVTALAEPLLDDLEAAMAKAAEAADPRAAAIESLLGVWLGHRYLLRMNLRDLGLTASKVVFERFRDGMLEANRLVAGPDADLAGRVRAAQAIAMLSDPVVLFADAPVDELRAAVLDGVDRLYAVTDDRPRARRGRPTVMSQETIEAARRLYDAGHAPADIATALGVSRATIYRHLPGVE
- a CDS encoding glycoside hydrolase family 2 TIM barrel-domain containing protein is translated as MSYVEDPGPGHGSVPPRAAFTSDAPSLSLNGTWRFRLSPSIAAAPDPVEADDSTWDELPVPSLWQLHGHGAPAYTNVHYPFPVDPPHVPSDNPTGDHRRRFDLPPDWPSGPALLRFDGIDSCGRIWLNGTELGVTKGSRLPSEFEVGPLLRPRDNVLVVRVHQWSAGSYLEDQDMWWLSGIFRSVMLLARPLGGIGDYGIRADYDHVSGMGTLRVETGPDVVLDIPELGVSGHPAGEPLELPVEPWSAETPRLYDGTLSTVAERVPVRIGFRTVSIEDGQLKVNGRRLLLRGVNRHEHDPRTGRVVSPETALADVLLMKRYHVNAVRTSHYPPDPAFLELCDEYGLWVIDECDLETHGFEPLGWERNPSSEPMWTDAYLDRVRRTVERDKNRPSVILWSLGNESHTGGNLARMAEWVHHRDPTRPVHYEGDHECSYVDVHSRMYATPEEVERIGRREDGNERRRDLPFLLCEYAHAMGNGPGGLLEYRELFERYPNCQGGFVWEWIDHGLAVPGHFAYGGDFGEPIHDGNFVVDGLLFPDRTPSPGLTEFAKIIEPVRISPDPAGLRVSNHYDLVDTAHLKFTWVLEEEGTTVAHGVLDVPAVLSGQSVYLPLPSLPPTAGESWLTVSAVLASATAWAPAGHVVGWGQLPVSRAPARPAPPVRGPVFRTAGQPALGTGEFDAATGVLTALGGHPVRGPRLDVWRATTDNDRGSSPGPSEASQWLEAGLHRMQHRVLTVDTDGDELLVRTRVAPPAQAFGLFADYTWTAFDGGLRLRVDVIPDGDFPGTLPRLGLAMAIPGTFGSAEWFGAGPGEAYPDSRQAVRIGRFSSSVDGLQTPYVFPQENGNRTAVRWAEFTAPDGTGLRVEGDPTFDFTARRWTAAELEAARHTDELQSGSLVHLTLDVAQHGLGTAACGPGVLPRYRLVARKTSFTLDFRPVAGGVAN
- a CDS encoding LacI family DNA-binding transcriptional regulator, with translation MSTSSTEPRRVTIHDVARSAGVSRQTVSRALNDKAEIDGSTKQRVLDAARELGYRPSRFARGLVRPDTTTIGLVVPDLLNPFFTEVASGALEAARARGWHVVVYDTAGDAEQELATLRVIGTQVDAVVGYFSRSDDDLDQFTSGIPVVLIGREPRAPRFSGIAIDGEDGIREAVAHLVGRGHRRIGMLDHDGRPEPSVRQVWFRRAAAEHGIALAPGWIARAPQSVDGGGAALATLLAAHPDVTAVFAFNDVIAIGALREARRFGLRVPADLAVIGFDGLALGTLVEPELSSVAIDTRALGALAVEQAARLVTGAAPLEPGELIVRAALHLRESA